From a region of the Corallococcus coralloides DSM 2259 genome:
- a CDS encoding alpha/beta fold hydrolase, whose protein sequence is MAFDYRSSAAVFRTRSQDVTLQGLPMAERYDFLAGDGVPLKLTRYVGGTKGPVLLVHGAGVWSGMFMLPTLKENFVQYLVRHGYDTWLLDWRASVQLPLRQFTLDDAADHDMPAAVRRIREITGAESVQAVVHCAGSAAFFMSMAAGHLPDVRTVVASQVALHHHTPASTRFKALLRVPELLDAGLDSLTPDDASRTPLFQAAFTKVSSFLRMECDSPVCHRLSFMYGRLYRHARLNPETHARLEEQFGRCNLLTFRHLGQMSRGGHAVKFDYGRAENLRRYGQARPPDYLDPEPFQRPITFVSSEQNRTYLPSSTERTFQWLREANGARWYQRRMLPGYGHLDTFMGSTAAEDTYPVLREALEFQPR, encoded by the coding sequence ATGGCTTTTGATTATCGAAGCAGCGCGGCGGTGTTCCGGACGCGGTCCCAGGATGTGACGCTCCAGGGCCTGCCCATGGCGGAGCGGTACGACTTCCTCGCGGGCGACGGCGTGCCCCTCAAGCTCACCCGCTACGTGGGGGGCACGAAGGGGCCGGTGCTGCTGGTGCATGGCGCGGGTGTGTGGAGCGGCATGTTCATGCTGCCCACGCTGAAGGAGAACTTCGTCCAGTACCTGGTGCGCCACGGCTACGACACGTGGCTGTTGGACTGGCGCGCCAGCGTGCAGCTGCCCCTGCGCCAGTTCACGCTGGACGACGCGGCGGACCACGACATGCCGGCGGCGGTGCGGCGCATCCGCGAAATCACCGGCGCGGAGTCGGTGCAGGCGGTGGTGCACTGCGCGGGTTCCGCGGCGTTCTTCATGTCCATGGCCGCGGGCCACCTGCCCGACGTGCGCACCGTGGTGGCGTCGCAGGTGGCGCTGCACCACCACACGCCGGCCTCCACGCGCTTCAAGGCGCTCCTGCGGGTGCCGGAGCTGCTGGACGCGGGGTTGGACTCACTCACGCCGGATGACGCGTCCCGCACGCCGCTGTTCCAGGCGGCCTTCACGAAGGTGTCCAGCTTCCTGCGGATGGAGTGTGACAGCCCGGTGTGCCACCGGCTGTCGTTCATGTACGGCAGGCTGTACCGGCACGCGCGCCTCAACCCGGAGACGCACGCGCGGCTGGAGGAGCAGTTCGGCAGGTGCAACCTGCTGACGTTCCGGCACCTGGGGCAGATGTCGCGCGGTGGTCACGCGGTGAAGTTCGACTACGGCCGCGCGGAGAACCTGCGGCGCTACGGGCAGGCCCGGCCGCCGGACTACCTGGACCCGGAGCCCTTCCAGCGGCCCATCACGTTCGTCTCCAGCGAGCAGAACCGCACGTACCTGCCGTCGTCCACGGAGCGCACCTTCCAGTGGCTGCGCGAGGCGAACGGCGCGCGCTGGTACCAGCGCCGCATGCTGCCGGGCTACGGCCACCTGGACACCTTCATGGGCAGCACCGCCGCGGAGGACACGTACCCGGTGCTGCGCGAGGCGCTGGAGTTCCAGCCCCGCTGA
- a CDS encoding FAD-dependent oxidoreductase codes for MAKKYDVVVVGSGFGGSITALRLAQAGKSVAVLERGRRYNPGQFPRDVTRADELLWRHPIRPEARGLYDVRFLSGIGTVTASGVGGGSLVYANVHVRPDPIVFDHPRWPRGFSREALDPYYDKVAHELDVKPFPASEPLRKRDLFQQAAKRMGRQTFDPDEAVSWTEPSAPGRKACQRCAECEFGCQYGAKNTLDLTYLARAEKLGATVWPGLSVSHVQRVAGGYRVHFKDLATGEKTSVEGSRVVLSAGALGTVEILLRSRDRTRTLPLVSDWLGRGYSGNGDFLGSLHGSREEILPWEGPDVATVMRFFDAAPRFTMVTATFNRPATAVLAGMGQPQLGLLGGVGAPLWPKLWPLMHGAFAKGLFSKPLGTGVDPARTSNLFAIGQDNANGHMVLKGDRLDIEWDYANENVALVNRMTSAMQELASQYGGTFAPLVTWELFRRPFTVHSLGGAHLAESPARGVVSTEGEVFNYPGLYVADGSVIPTSIGFHPVMTISAVAERIAEAVAHGF; via the coding sequence ATGGCGAAGAAGTATGACGTGGTGGTGGTGGGTTCCGGCTTCGGTGGTTCCATCACCGCGCTCCGGCTCGCGCAGGCGGGCAAATCCGTGGCGGTGCTGGAGCGGGGCCGCCGGTACAACCCGGGCCAGTTCCCCCGGGACGTCACGCGCGCGGACGAGCTGCTCTGGCGCCATCCCATCCGTCCGGAGGCGCGCGGGCTCTACGACGTGCGCTTCCTGTCCGGCATCGGCACGGTGACGGCGAGCGGCGTGGGCGGCGGGTCGCTCGTCTACGCCAACGTCCACGTGCGGCCGGATCCCATCGTCTTCGACCACCCGCGTTGGCCCCGGGGCTTCAGCCGCGAGGCGCTGGACCCGTACTACGACAAGGTGGCGCACGAGCTGGACGTGAAGCCGTTCCCCGCGTCCGAGCCGTTGAGGAAGCGCGACCTGTTCCAGCAGGCCGCGAAGCGCATGGGCCGTCAGACCTTCGACCCGGACGAGGCCGTGTCCTGGACGGAGCCCTCCGCCCCGGGCCGCAAGGCGTGCCAGCGCTGCGCGGAGTGCGAGTTCGGCTGCCAGTACGGCGCGAAGAACACCCTGGACCTCACCTACCTGGCGCGAGCGGAGAAGCTGGGCGCCACGGTGTGGCCGGGCCTGTCCGTGTCCCACGTGCAGCGCGTGGCGGGCGGCTACCGGGTGCACTTCAAGGACCTGGCCACCGGGGAGAAGACGTCCGTGGAGGGCAGCCGCGTGGTGCTGTCCGCCGGGGCGCTGGGCACGGTGGAGATTCTGCTGCGCAGCCGCGACCGGACCCGCACGCTGCCGCTGGTGAGCGATTGGCTGGGCAGGGGCTACTCCGGCAACGGCGACTTCCTGGGCTCGCTGCACGGCAGCCGCGAGGAGATTCTCCCGTGGGAGGGCCCTGACGTGGCCACGGTGATGCGCTTCTTCGACGCCGCGCCGCGCTTCACCATGGTGACGGCCACGTTCAACCGGCCGGCGACGGCGGTGCTCGCGGGGATGGGGCAGCCGCAGCTGGGCCTGCTGGGCGGCGTGGGGGCCCCGTTGTGGCCGAAGCTGTGGCCGCTCATGCACGGCGCGTTCGCCAAGGGGCTGTTCAGCAAGCCGCTGGGCACCGGCGTGGATCCGGCGCGCACGAGCAACCTGTTCGCCATTGGCCAGGACAATGCCAATGGACACATGGTGCTCAAGGGCGACCGGCTGGACATCGAGTGGGACTACGCGAACGAGAACGTGGCGCTGGTGAACCGCATGACTTCCGCGATGCAGGAGCTGGCCTCGCAGTACGGCGGGACGTTCGCGCCGCTCGTCACGTGGGAGCTGTTCCGCCGGCCGTTCACGGTGCACTCGCTGGGCGGGGCGCACCTGGCGGAGTCGCCGGCCCGAGGCGTCGTGTCGACGGAGGGCGAAGTGTTCAACTACCCCGGACTGTACGTGGCGGATGGCTCCGTCATCCCCACGTCCATCGGTTTCCATCCGGTGATGACCATCAGCGCGGTGGCCGAGCGCATCGCGGAGGCGGTGGCCCATGGCTTTTGA
- a CDS encoding GMC family oxidoreductase N-terminal domain-containing protein: protein MAPAYDALVIGTGFGGAVAACRLAQAGLSVRVLERGLRYPKGSFPRDFEDPRNGWLWQHRQGLFDIKLLKGMSVVQAAGYGGGSLIYANVHLRPPPDVFASGWPEGYSRESLDPYYDLVAHMLDVQPITASARGLPPKTKRMQEVAKKLGREAQFFYPNLAVRFAPAGEPMPNKFGVLQEGCSYCGECDIGCNRRAKNTLDLNYLAVAEQRGAEVTTQAEVTRIEPLSPGYRVTFTDHANAGMQRTVDARRVFLCAGAVNSTELLLRNRDVLGTLPDLSARLGTRYSANGDFLAFAFDTKEPWDPAVGPTITTGMVVDEGQGKDKTWFLFQEGGHPVQAAGLMMAMDPDRAMTLPADLLQRELVKVLRTRSKEMAAIENERGRFQAVFLAMGRDKSNGRLTLSPITRELQVQWDVPANLPLYRTQEQLCEDVARALGTRAAYNPLWERLHLPVSVHNLGGCAMAEEPAYGVLTPDGEVHGYPGLYVMDGAALPVGVGVNPSSSIAAVAERNVEQVIRQVKDAPTWVAPERVPTKAAPAYPPRVSMRMMPEVETVASPVVPGTDPLGDVVVPPGGTVASPTPVVGLRFTERMKGFLQPNHPSPEDFAGAARAGQRGGQTAEFVVTITLPNLDRFLAQESHGGIVQGTLHVRGFTPPGGAPVENGVFNLFVGTERFYERRMLYLMPFTGVDGQPYLLDGYKEVNDDAGFDVWSDTSTLYTVLRKGHERTGPIVATGIIRLHLPDFLQQLTTFSVLGTSSPLKQADAMRRFGGMFMGTLWDVFARAKFD from the coding sequence ATGGCACCGGCATACGACGCCCTGGTCATCGGCACCGGGTTTGGCGGAGCGGTGGCGGCCTGTCGGCTGGCGCAGGCGGGTCTGTCCGTGCGCGTGCTCGAGCGCGGCCTGCGCTACCCGAAGGGCAGCTTCCCTCGCGACTTCGAGGACCCTCGCAACGGCTGGCTGTGGCAGCACCGCCAGGGGCTCTTCGACATCAAGCTCCTCAAGGGGATGAGCGTCGTGCAGGCCGCGGGGTACGGCGGCGGCTCGCTCATCTACGCCAACGTGCACCTGCGCCCGCCGCCGGACGTGTTCGCGTCCGGGTGGCCGGAGGGCTACAGCCGGGAGTCGTTGGATCCGTACTACGACCTGGTCGCGCACATGCTGGACGTGCAGCCCATCACCGCCTCCGCGCGCGGGCTGCCGCCCAAGACGAAGCGGATGCAGGAGGTGGCGAAGAAGCTGGGCCGCGAGGCGCAGTTCTTCTACCCGAACCTCGCCGTGCGCTTCGCCCCCGCGGGCGAGCCCATGCCCAACAAGTTCGGCGTGCTCCAGGAGGGCTGCAGCTACTGCGGCGAGTGCGACATCGGCTGCAACCGCCGCGCGAAGAACACCCTGGACCTGAACTACCTGGCCGTGGCCGAACAGCGGGGCGCGGAGGTCACCACCCAGGCGGAGGTCACCCGCATCGAGCCCCTGTCGCCGGGCTACCGCGTCACCTTCACCGACCACGCCAACGCCGGCATGCAGCGCACCGTGGACGCGCGCCGCGTCTTCCTGTGCGCGGGCGCGGTGAACTCCACGGAGCTCCTGCTGCGCAACCGCGACGTGCTCGGCACGCTGCCGGACCTGAGCGCGCGGCTGGGCACGCGCTATTCCGCCAACGGCGACTTCCTCGCCTTCGCCTTCGACACGAAGGAGCCGTGGGACCCCGCGGTGGGCCCCACCATCACCACCGGCATGGTGGTGGATGAAGGCCAGGGCAAGGACAAGACCTGGTTCCTCTTCCAGGAGGGCGGGCACCCGGTGCAGGCCGCGGGGCTGATGATGGCCATGGACCCGGACCGCGCCATGACGCTCCCTGCGGACCTGCTCCAGCGCGAGCTCGTGAAGGTGCTGCGCACGCGCTCCAAGGAGATGGCCGCCATCGAGAACGAGCGCGGCCGCTTCCAGGCCGTGTTCCTGGCCATGGGCCGGGACAAGTCCAACGGCCGACTGACGCTGTCCCCCATCACCCGGGAGCTCCAGGTGCAGTGGGACGTGCCCGCGAACCTGCCGCTGTACCGCACGCAGGAGCAGCTCTGCGAGGACGTGGCCCGCGCGCTGGGCACGCGCGCCGCCTACAACCCGCTCTGGGAGCGGCTGCACCTGCCGGTGTCCGTGCACAACCTGGGCGGCTGCGCCATGGCGGAGGAGCCCGCGTACGGCGTCCTCACGCCCGACGGCGAGGTGCACGGCTATCCCGGCCTGTACGTCATGGACGGCGCGGCGCTCCCGGTGGGCGTCGGCGTCAACCCCTCCTCCAGCATCGCCGCGGTGGCCGAGCGCAACGTGGAGCAGGTCATCCGCCAGGTGAAGGACGCGCCGACCTGGGTGGCGCCGGAGCGCGTGCCCACGAAGGCCGCGCCCGCGTATCCGCCCCGCGTCAGCATGCGGATGATGCCGGAGGTGGAGACGGTGGCCTCGCCGGTGGTGCCGGGAACGGATCCGCTGGGCGACGTGGTGGTTCCGCCCGGCGGAACGGTGGCGTCCCCCACGCCGGTGGTGGGCCTGCGCTTCACGGAGCGGATGAAGGGCTTCCTCCAGCCGAACCACCCGTCGCCGGAGGACTTCGCCGGAGCGGCGCGAGCGGGCCAGCGCGGGGGGCAGACGGCGGAGTTCGTCGTCACCATCACGCTGCCCAACCTGGACCGCTTCCTCGCGCAGGAGTCACACGGCGGCATCGTGCAGGGCACGCTGCACGTGCGCGGCTTCACGCCGCCCGGGGGCGCGCCGGTGGAGAACGGCGTCTTCAACCTCTTCGTGGGCACGGAGCGCTTCTACGAGCGGCGCATGCTGTACCTGATGCCCTTCACCGGCGTGGACGGCCAGCCGTACCTCCTGGATGGCTACAAGGAGGTCAACGACGACGCGGGGTTCGACGTGTGGAGCGACACGTCCACGCTCTACACCGTGCTGCGCAAGGGGCATGAGCGCACCGGCCCCATCGTCGCCACCGGCATCATCCGCCTGCACCTGCCGGACTTCCTCCAGCAGCTCACCACGTTCTCCGTGCTGGGCACGTCCTCGCCGCTGAAGCAGGCGGATGCGATGCGGCGCTTCGGCGGCATGTTCATGGGCACGCTCTGGGACGTCTTCGCCCGCGCGAAGTTCGATTAG
- a CDS encoding serine/threonine protein kinase, with protein sequence MPEAGSPEVVTDEEIPAAPPPSVDPLVGSKIGEFVIHERVGAGGMGVVYRAEHPLIGKHAAIKVMRAELVSPEQEQRLLVEARAVNAIRHPGVLDIFNFGTLPDCRPYVVMELLQGQSLADRMREQGRMDVGTTAWVLEQVLAALAAAHRAGVVHRDLKPANVFLMEQPDAAPLIKLVDFGIAKVMQEHDALARADRSTLGTPDFMAPEQVRGGEVGPAADLYALGVMAFHMLTGTRPFQGDNVQVMFAHVEQVPPRVSSRVEGIPPELDDLVSQLMEKEPAKRPATATAVRLKLRGLARPPVPSASVEPEAAPQPSVAPRVVPEVPKAIVPRRNGVSLAVAAVAGVALLGMGYGLGTLAGKAEQTQVIAPPRPSEPVMVDARPTLPVEPPPQAPVEAPPEVIEEEAPAEAETATATLAKSTKLPPLPAATASEKKMEQRMAGLFKLLLARAKDVDAEGALRGRLIQQYRAAAEAKTDSERARIHVALDDVEKELTQRIALHDAPPVPAAVVALPEPRRIPALVIPKLPTLPQGNASEQRLAQRMDKLVAELRKRTQNQDVAPELTKQLVDIYTEAAKAQTATERMTVHQSLDAWQERLTARFPR encoded by the coding sequence TTGCCAGAAGCGGGGTCACCGGAGGTGGTGACGGACGAGGAGATTCCGGCGGCGCCCCCGCCATCGGTGGATCCGCTGGTGGGGTCGAAGATTGGCGAGTTCGTCATCCACGAGCGCGTGGGTGCGGGCGGGATGGGAGTCGTCTACCGGGCGGAGCACCCGCTGATCGGCAAGCACGCGGCCATCAAGGTGATGCGCGCGGAGCTGGTGTCCCCGGAGCAGGAGCAGCGGCTGCTGGTGGAGGCGCGGGCGGTGAACGCCATCCGGCATCCGGGCGTGCTGGACATCTTCAACTTCGGGACGCTGCCGGACTGCCGGCCGTACGTGGTGATGGAGCTGCTCCAGGGCCAGTCGCTCGCGGACCGGATGCGCGAGCAGGGCCGGATGGACGTGGGGACCACGGCCTGGGTGTTGGAGCAGGTCCTGGCCGCGCTGGCGGCCGCGCACCGTGCGGGAGTCGTGCACCGGGACCTGAAGCCCGCGAACGTGTTCCTGATGGAGCAGCCGGACGCGGCGCCGCTGATCAAGCTGGTGGATTTCGGCATCGCCAAGGTGATGCAGGAGCACGACGCGCTGGCGCGGGCGGACCGCTCCACGCTGGGCACGCCGGACTTCATGGCGCCGGAGCAGGTCCGCGGCGGCGAGGTGGGCCCGGCCGCGGACCTGTACGCGCTGGGGGTGATGGCGTTCCACATGCTCACGGGCACCCGGCCGTTCCAGGGTGACAACGTGCAGGTGATGTTCGCGCACGTCGAGCAGGTCCCTCCCCGGGTGTCGTCGCGGGTGGAAGGGATTCCGCCGGAGCTCGATGACCTGGTGTCGCAGTTGATGGAGAAGGAGCCCGCGAAGCGGCCCGCGACTGCGACGGCCGTGCGGCTGAAGCTCCGGGGGCTGGCGCGACCGCCCGTGCCGTCCGCGAGCGTGGAGCCGGAGGCAGCACCGCAGCCGAGTGTGGCGCCCCGGGTCGTGCCGGAGGTGCCCAAGGCCATCGTGCCGCGCCGGAACGGAGTGTCCCTCGCGGTGGCGGCGGTCGCCGGGGTGGCGCTGCTGGGAATGGGTTACGGATTGGGGACGCTGGCGGGGAAGGCGGAGCAGACGCAAGTGATTGCGCCGCCGCGCCCTTCCGAGCCGGTGATGGTGGACGCGAGGCCCACGCTTCCGGTGGAGCCGCCGCCGCAGGCCCCTGTCGAAGCGCCGCCCGAGGTCATCGAGGAAGAAGCGCCCGCGGAGGCGGAGACCGCGACAGCGACCCTGGCGAAGTCCACGAAGCTGCCACCGTTGCCGGCGGCGACTGCCTCCGAGAAGAAGATGGAGCAGCGGATGGCAGGGCTGTTCAAGCTCCTGCTGGCGCGGGCGAAGGACGTGGATGCGGAGGGAGCGCTGCGCGGCAGGCTGATCCAGCAGTACCGGGCCGCCGCGGAAGCGAAGACGGACTCCGAGCGTGCGCGCATCCATGTCGCGCTGGATGACGTCGAGAAGGAGCTGACCCAGCGCATCGCGCTGCACGACGCGCCTCCGGTGCCTGCCGCCGTCGTCGCGCTCCCGGAGCCGCGTCGGATCCCGGCGCTCGTGATTCCCAAGCTCCCCACCCTGCCCCAGGGCAATGCCTCCGAGCAGCGGCTGGCCCAGCGCATGGACAAGCTGGTCGCGGAGCTGCGCAAGCGCACGCAGAACCAGGACGTCGCGCCGGAGCTCACGAAGCAGCTGGTGGACATCTACACCGAGGCCGCGAAGGCCCAGACCGCCACCGAGCGCATGACCGTGCATCAGTCATTGGATGCGTGGCAGGAGCGGTTGACGGCGCGCTTCCCTCGCTGA
- a CDS encoding serine/threonine-protein kinase — MKTRRIPETGAHRALTEREVPMAVAPAAPKVDPLLGAQLGEFIIQERIGAGGMGVVYRAEHPIIGKQAAIKVLRAELMSPEQAQRLLVEARSVNAIRHPGILDIFNFGSLPDGRPYVVMELLQGQSLAAVLRAKGQLDVGTAVWMLDQILSPLGAAHRAGVVHRDLKPANVFMAERPDAAPMLKLVDFGIAKVLQSSEGLTNADGSVLGTPDYMAPEQVRGGAVGPATDLYALGVMAFQMLTGARPFQGDNVQVLFAHVEQAPPPPSSKVEGIPPVLDALVLQLLEKAPAKRPASAEEVRQRLKALSLERPPDALSPSVAVEPKREEPTSPTAPRPPGLAVRRKVAPVAAAAVAGVALLGTGLWWMTRPEEAPPKLEQRLPMPVPPVVKAPDPVVLPAPDPVVKAEPEPEPEAIEEEAPETEAKTGLPPLPLTTASEKKLARRLSGLFKQLRARAKDVDEEGALRGKLIHQYRAAADATKEAERARIHVALDGIEKELTQRIALHDTPPVVVVPEMPKVPPLVLPSLPTLPRANVSEQRLAQRLDKLVAELRKRTKGQDFAPELTKQLVDIYRSAANAATATQRMEVNQALDAWQERLTARFPR, encoded by the coding sequence ATGAAGACGCGAAGAATTCCGGAGACGGGGGCACACCGGGCGCTGACGGAGCGGGAGGTGCCGATGGCGGTGGCACCCGCGGCGCCGAAGGTGGATCCGCTGCTGGGGGCGCAGCTGGGTGAGTTCATCATCCAGGAGCGCATTGGCGCGGGCGGGATGGGAGTGGTGTACCGGGCGGAGCACCCCATCATCGGCAAGCAGGCCGCCATCAAGGTGTTGCGCGCGGAGTTGATGTCGCCGGAGCAGGCGCAGCGGTTGCTGGTGGAGGCACGGTCGGTCAACGCCATCCGTCACCCGGGCATCCTGGACATCTTCAACTTCGGGTCATTGCCGGACGGTCGGCCCTACGTGGTGATGGAGCTGCTCCAGGGCCAGTCGCTCGCGGCCGTGCTGCGCGCGAAAGGCCAGCTGGACGTGGGGACGGCGGTCTGGATGTTGGATCAGATCCTCTCACCGCTGGGGGCGGCGCACCGGGCGGGGGTGGTGCACCGGGACCTGAAGCCGGCGAACGTGTTCATGGCGGAGCGGCCGGACGCGGCCCCCATGCTCAAGCTGGTCGACTTCGGCATCGCCAAGGTGCTGCAGTCGAGCGAGGGACTGACGAACGCGGATGGCTCCGTGTTGGGGACGCCGGACTACATGGCGCCGGAGCAGGTCCGCGGCGGTGCGGTCGGCCCGGCCACGGACCTGTATGCGCTGGGCGTGATGGCGTTCCAGATGCTCACGGGCGCGCGTCCGTTCCAGGGAGACAACGTGCAGGTGTTGTTCGCGCACGTCGAACAGGCACCGCCGCCGCCCTCGTCGAAGGTGGAGGGCATTCCGCCAGTGCTCGACGCGCTGGTGCTCCAGTTGTTGGAGAAGGCTCCGGCGAAGCGGCCTGCCTCCGCGGAGGAGGTGCGGCAGAGGTTGAAGGCGCTGTCCCTGGAGCGTCCTCCGGATGCGCTGAGCCCTTCCGTGGCGGTGGAGCCGAAGCGGGAGGAGCCCACGTCTCCGACGGCGCCACGGCCGCCGGGGCTCGCGGTTCGCCGCAAGGTGGCACCGGTTGCTGCGGCGGCGGTCGCGGGGGTGGCGCTGCTGGGCACGGGGCTGTGGTGGATGACCCGGCCCGAGGAAGCGCCTCCCAAGCTGGAGCAGCGTCTGCCCATGCCGGTCCCGCCCGTGGTGAAGGCGCCGGATCCGGTCGTGCTACCCGCGCCTGATCCGGTCGTGAAAGCCGAGCCCGAACCCGAGCCGGAGGCGATCGAGGAAGAGGCGCCGGAGACGGAGGCGAAGACAGGACTGCCTCCGCTGCCGCTTACGACGGCGTCGGAGAAGAAGCTGGCGCGGCGGCTGTCTGGCTTGTTCAAGCAGCTGCGGGCGCGAGCGAAGGACGTGGATGAGGAAGGAGCGTTGCGCGGCAAGCTGATCCACCAGTACCGGGCCGCCGCGGACGCGACGAAGGAGGCCGAGCGCGCGCGGATCCACGTGGCACTGGATGGCATCGAGAAGGAACTGACGCAGCGCATCGCCTTGCACGACACGCCGCCCGTGGTCGTCGTCCCGGAGATGCCCAAGGTCCCGCCGCTCGTGCTGCCCTCGCTGCCAACCCTGCCCCGGGCCAACGTGTCCGAGCAGAGGCTGGCCCAGCGATTGGACAAGCTGGTCGCGGAGCTGCGCAAACGCACGAAGGGCCAGGACTTCGCGCCGGAGCTTACGAAGCAGTTGGTGGACATCTACCGATCCGCAGCGAACGCCGCGACCGCCACCCAGCGCATGGAGGTGAACCAGGCGCTGGATGCGTGGCAGGAGCGGTTGACGGCGCGATTCCCTCGCTGA
- a CDS encoding serine/threonine-protein kinase, giving the protein MKNPRSSQRDATQAIRPSPRASAPPDPLLGTQLGEFVIKERIGAGGMGVVYRAEHPLIGKQAAIKVMRMELVSPQQVQRLLVEARSVNAIRHTGIIDIFGFGTLPDERPYVIMELLRGRSLSDFVRENRRMELESVIWVMDQMLAALGAAHRAGVVHRDLKPANVFVVEAPETPISIRLVDFGIAKLMESRDNPLTADGLVLGTPEFMAPEQIRGDTVGPATDLYAAGVMMFQLLTGVRPFQGESVQVMFAHLEQSPPTPSSRLEGLPKEVDALVLRLLAKDPASRPPSAEAVREQLKRIPLRSPARAPSLASPEVTLPAVESLTPDTREALEAIRKPPGIGWALIGALVLLSVGAGVIRLRSVPSIEAAADAGVDARTYAGFDARFDAGTDAEDDAGTDAGVDAGTDAGVDARTDGGPPPPPPANHLLLKRIEALSMKLRRRSEGGPEPTALKASLLQIKQSASYARTAKDCAAIRPSLDSWEKRFNEQFPPR; this is encoded by the coding sequence ATGAAAAACCCCCGCTCTTCTCAACGCGATGCCACGCAGGCCATTCGGCCTTCGCCGCGGGCCAGTGCGCCTCCGGATCCTCTGCTGGGCACGCAGCTGGGGGAGTTCGTCATCAAGGAGCGCATCGGCGCGGGCGGCATGGGCGTGGTGTATCGCGCCGAGCACCCGCTCATTGGCAAGCAGGCCGCCATCAAGGTCATGCGCATGGAGCTGGTGTCGCCACAGCAGGTGCAACGCCTGCTGGTGGAAGCCCGATCGGTCAACGCCATCCGGCATACAGGCATCATCGACATCTTTGGCTTTGGCACGCTCCCAGATGAACGGCCCTACGTCATCATGGAGCTGCTCCGCGGACGATCCCTCTCGGATTTCGTCCGCGAGAATCGCCGCATGGAGCTGGAGAGCGTCATCTGGGTCATGGACCAGATGCTCGCCGCATTGGGGGCCGCGCACCGTGCCGGTGTGGTGCATCGAGATCTGAAGCCCGCCAACGTCTTCGTCGTCGAAGCGCCGGAGACCCCTATCAGCATCAGGCTGGTCGACTTTGGTATCGCGAAGTTGATGGAGTCACGCGACAACCCGCTCACCGCGGATGGACTGGTTCTCGGCACGCCGGAGTTCATGGCGCCCGAGCAGATCCGTGGCGACACCGTGGGACCGGCGACGGACCTCTATGCCGCGGGCGTGATGATGTTCCAGCTGCTCACCGGCGTGCGCCCGTTCCAGGGTGAGTCCGTCCAGGTGATGTTCGCGCACCTGGAACAGTCGCCCCCGACGCCTTCATCGCGCCTCGAGGGACTGCCGAAGGAAGTGGATGCGCTGGTGCTCCGGCTCCTCGCGAAGGATCCCGCGTCACGGCCCCCATCCGCTGAAGCCGTCCGTGAGCAACTGAAACGCATCCCTCTGCGCTCGCCGGCCCGTGCCCCCTCTCTTGCGAGTCCCGAGGTCACGCTCCCTGCCGTTGAAAGCCTTACACCTGACACGCGGGAGGCGCTTGAAGCCATTCGGAAACCACCTGGCATTGGATGGGCGTTGATTGGAGCGCTGGTGCTGCTGAGCGTCGGGGCCGGCGTCATCCGGCTTCGCTCAGTGCCTTCTATTGAAGCCGCGGCTGACGCGGGAGTCGACGCAAGGACCTACGCGGGGTTCGATGCAAGGTTCGATGCAGGGACCGACGCGGAAGACGACGCAGGGACCGACGCGGGAGTGGACGCAGGGACCGATGCGGGAGTCGACGCACGAACCGATGGGGGCCCACCTCCTCCGCCTCCCGCCAATCACTTGCTTCTCAAGCGCATCGAGGCGCTCAGTATGAAGTTGCGCCGCAGGAGCGAAGGCGGCCCCGAGCCCACCGCATTGAAGGCGTCACTGCTACAGATCAAGCAGTCTGCCAGTTACGCACGCACAGCAAAGGACTGCGCGGCGATCAGGCCCTCACTGGACTCATGGGAAAAGCGCTTCAACGAGCAGTTCCCCCCGCGCTAA